CTTTTCTATCAGTCCCTGGGTCTCTTCATCACATGGTCGCACCATGCACAGGCGGATCTGTTTCTGCATTTCACAGCGGCGGTTACGATTTGTCACCCTGTACGAGTGTCCCAGGCCGCACGTCTTAGAGCAGGCGCTCCACTCTGTTGTCTGCTCAATACAGTTGGTGCCCATGTCTACTCCCAATGTGGCCTCCGGTCTATAAGCTGTGCAAATACAAGAACACAATGGGTTTGATATTTTGGTCATACAGTCTACTTACCAATTTTGCAGATGGTAAAATAGGTACATTTAAGTCTTACCCCCGGGCACTCCCCCAGCCCTCCTGGATAATACCCCCAAACCAACCAAGATGGCCACTTTGGGTGGAATTGGCTGAACTATTAGGGAGTGTCCCGGCAAATTCAGACAGCTGACAACTATGGCCCGTGACAACCCGTCTTATAACATAAGTAATAGTAAGATAATTATGTAAAATCTCACCAGCCATAGCGAAGCCTCCGAACGCCACTTCTTCTCTTGAATCGCACACCCACTTTTCGCAGCATTCCCCGGGAACGGTCACTTTTCTTGGGAAGGGACAATCAGGTCCCGGGAGCTGAAGGTCCAGGTTACATCTGGGGACACATCCTATCTGTCCATCCTCACATGTACAATGGTATTTACAGCTTGGTTGGAAGGTTTCTCCATTGTTGTAGAGGGCTCCGTTAAACACACATTTACCTCCTTCCAGAACTAATGCAAAAAAGCCAAAAAGGATaaaaacaatgaaatgaatggaccgGAAAGTAGAAAAAAATCCAGCAGCCTGACCCTCCCCATAACCGAAGTTTATAGGAAACCACTACAACATTACAATATAGCCAACTGGAAGCCACCAAATGGAAACACCAAGCCATGTGGTCCAATGAAAGTACCAGCCACATGTATATTACACTCAGATCTCACATCCTATACGGCCCACCCTTTGCCCATGTTTAGTGGTGCACTTACCCATGCATATGCCCACATCGCTCTGCAGCTCTGCACTGAAGTCACAGTATAAGCCTAGGTCTTCTTGACATGGCAGCACCTCAGAGCAGATCTCTCCTTGCTGTTTG
This genomic stretch from Leptodactylus fuscus isolate aLepFus1 chromosome 4, aLepFus1.hap2, whole genome shotgun sequence harbors:
- the CCN3 gene encoding CCN family member 3, which encodes MMICGRRLLPALCTFLLINTVVSQKCPAQCGPCPEEPPNCAPDVPVVLDGCACCPVCAKQQGEICSEVLPCQEDLGLYCDFSAELQSDVGICMVLEGGKCVFNGALYNNGETFQPSCKYHCTCEDGQIGCVPRCNLDLQLPGPDCPFPRKVTVPGECCEKWVCDSREEVAFGGFAMAAYRPEATLGVDMGTNCIEQTTEWSACSKTCGLGHSYRVTNRNRRCEMQKQIRLCMVRPCDEETQGLIEKKGKKCMRVKKSEKAIHFEYNNCVSVHSYKPKFCGDCTDGRCCTPHSTRTAQVEFSCPNGRVMKKPVMFINTCVCHNNCPRDTSLLQTDNARFPSPRRY